The following nucleotide sequence is from Scleropages formosus chromosome 4, fSclFor1.1, whole genome shotgun sequence.
TTGTGACTGGAAGATATGATTACCAGGTCATGTTCAGAACTGCTTTTCAGTAATATGGATTGTAAGTAAAGATAGCTTCCGAACACCCCTCATTTTGCAGTCACACCACAGGAGGATACTGCAACACATGCGAAACTCTGTTTACGCATTGATTCAACCTTTAGTGCCAAAAAACCAATAATGGCCATGAGAAATCAATAAAATCAGTGCACTTGAATTTGCTGTCAGTGAAAAGCTGACATGATTTGGAGAAATGAAATGGGCCAAAGGTCAAAAGCACTTCTCAGCTATAGGGAAATATGCAAAATCCAAATGTGATTCTTCTAAATGGTGAGAAATGCCTCAAGCTTACGTAGGAGTATTAAACGAAACCTAATTCTCCTAACTCAGTTGGGCATATCTTAGGTATGACTGTTGCGTTCTAGGGTGATGGCATAGCTTTGTGTCATCACGACTTCTTTGTGCATCAGTCAAAGTTCGTTACTTTATGTAGTATTCAGtagaattttattttcttcttcaaCTCATGCAACTACCATTGGCAGTTGATCAGATCTTGATTTGTTCTTAGTTCATGGTCTTTTAGTTTGCTGGGCAGTTACTAGTGTAACATGTTAAGCTTTCTAGAGATACTGCTGGCTGTGAAACATTTTATCTTTCTTGCAGAGGAAGAGCGGTATGCCTTTGTGAACTGGATTAACAAGGCCCTGGAGAATGACCCAGACTGCAAGCATGTGTTGCCCATGGACCCCAACAATGACTCACTTTTCAAAGCTGTAGGAGATGGCATTGTGCTCTGGTGAGTTTCCATTAATCTCCTGACTAATCAATATGCCATACTTCAGTTGCCTATAAATATTGCTTTCAAACTGTTTTctggtttcattttttgtgttcacTTCAGTAAGATGATCAACCTCTCGGTACCTGATACAATCGATGAGAGAACAATAAATAAGAAGAAGCTGACTCCTTTCACAGCCCAGGTGAGTTTTTGCAATGGTCTCATAGAAACACAGTATTGattctgtgctttgtgtgttgTCCTAGGCTTCAGTGTTTAGGTTTTAAATTTGGAAtaaatctgattttaaaaaaaaatccatgtttcCAATACCACGCAGGAAAACTTAAACCTCGCCTTAAATTCCGCCTCCGCTATTGGCTGCCATGTGGTCAACATCGGAGCCCTGGATCTACGGGAAGGAAAGCCTCACCTTGTACTTGGTCTGCTCTGGCAGATCATCAAGATTGGTTTGTTTGCAGACATTGAGTTGAGCAGGAACGAAGGTACAGTACCTTCCTTTTGCCTATTGCTTTGATTGCCAGGTTTGTCGCTGGTCATGATGCCAATGCTGATTGGCCTTTGTAGAAATATTAATGggacagaaacaaaaagtagCATATTGGCGATTTAAGCAGCCTTAAGAAGTTAGTAGTGGACATACCAAGTCTTACTAACACCAGAAATCATTGCACAATATATATGCATGTTCACAACAATACCATCAGCATCCATAGTAAATCAGTCTAGTGTCTTTGTGATCTCAGATGGTACGGCCCATAGTTCCTTTCACTTATTTAAATCAACTTTAGTATTTTATAGTGCTCTCCATGTTTAAATCAGTGACTACTATGATATTTGCCCGTTTTCAACTGAAGGATGGGTTTTGCAGCAGCGCTGCTAGCTCATTATATAATCTAGCAAGGGGGGCAGTCATAAATGTTTTGTGATTGGGTATAAATGTTGGATGACTAAGTTAGTGAATTGCTATTGCTTGGTTATGCAGCACTGGCAGCTTTGCTCAGAGAAGGGGAGACACTGGAGGACTTGATGAAATTGTCCCCGGAGGAGCTCCTGCTGCGCTGGGCCAACTTCCACCTGGAGAATGCTGGTTATAAAAAGATCAACAACTTTAGCTCTGACATCAAAGTAAGAATCTGTATTGGTGCTTGACCGTTAAAGGGCATTTTAACTTGATATGATTTTCAGATTCCTTTTGATAATTCAGTTCTTTGAAATATAATCCTAGATAACATAGAGATTTACCTAAACACAATAGCTGAAGTGCTGCTGAACTGCAAAATCAAACTTATCTTACTTATCCTACTGGACCATCTACTTTTTGTTTTACCTTTATCCACTTTAATTTATGTGGAGCCAGTGTAGCTCTGATAAGTCTGAGGTGTGTTACAACCCATGAGCTAATTGCTTCAGCGAATCACCTCCACATTTATATAGTAGATACTTAAATTCAAACTTTCACATTATGATAATATGTAGTGTTTGGTCTTTAATTTATTAAGCTTCATTTTTTGTCATCTTGTTTAACTCCCTTTATTTAATGTTCTGTCTTTGGAATCTCCTGATGTTTTTAGTTATTGTTACAACGTAGCAGTTATGATGTGAAATATCTAATTGTCTTTGTGCACTAGCTTTCAGATGATTCTAACTGCTGGtatgttgattttaaaaatctgcagtttttaaaaaatgggtatcacacaaatgattaaatatttaatgagcCTAATTGATTTTTGATAGTTTCATGCTCTTTTCAGTGTCAGtgcaagtttttgttttcctcactaCAGAATTTTGTGTTGCATCATAGCAATAATGGTTCTTTGCTTGCTATCATTTAAGGACTCCAGGGCCTACTTTCACCTCCTGAACCAGATAGCCCCAAAAGGCGTGAAAGAAGATGAGCCTTGCATTGACATTAACATGTCTGGGTTCAATGTAAGTGTATCCATTGCATAACATCTTTAGCAGAAACACTTATATTGAAAAGCTCCTGAGGGTGAAGATACCTTGGATGAATGACTACAATAAACCCATAGCAAAACCATTTTGACAAAAGAGGGACTTACTATATTTGAGAATGATGAACTGATTACCGTTATGAGGAATAGGTTTTGTCTGTAGTTAAGACCTGTGGCACGAGGAACATTGAACTTTTGTATACTGTTATGCGTGAGAACCTTCTGCAGATGAATCACAGAAATACTGCCAGACATCCATATACTCAATTCGTACAAGTAGTCTCAGCCATTAAAGGGAGAAGaaagaatgttaaaaatatCTAGGCACCCTGAAAATTGCAATGATGGAACATTGATGCTATGATGTCTAATGACCATCTGTCCCTGAGTCACATGTTCCAGATTATGATGGAAAAAGAACTTCAGCCATTACATCAGTTATCATATGTGGATATCGGTTATTTTGCACATTCAGCTTTGACTTGTATCTCAGACAAATCCACTTCCAATGTAAATACACTTATTTTCAGTAAGCTTTAATTATTGTACATTTACTTGAAGGCTTTAATTCTCTTTACTACTTGAGTTTAGGTTCTCATGTTTGGTTTTATGGAAGCAAAACTTCACTCCCATCATTTTAAGAATATAATGTTGATGTATATCAATACTGAAGAACAGCTTAGTCCAGTTGAATCAATTTAAATGTCAGAAtactttgcatttattaaaatcaaattCTTTTCCTAAAAATTACTCAACAGTTCATGAAAATGTAACGCTGATTTGAGAATTACTCTGAGGCCTAGCATTTTTGCTTTGTTCCCTACTTCTTTTTAGTGCATCAGTATGATAAGCTGTGTAAGTGATTTTAACTTCTGCCCATTTCTGAATTGTGCAGGAGAAGGATGACCTGAGAAGAGCGGAGAGCATGCTACAACAGGCGGACAGGCTCGGCTGCCGGCAGTTTGTCACCCCTGCTGACGTTGTCAGCGGTAATCCCAAACTGAACCTGGCATTTGTTGCTAACCTCTTCAACAAGTACCCTGCCCTGACTAAGCCTGAGAACCAAGACATAGACTGGGGACTCTTAGAAGGTGAGCACGGAGGAGAGATGCCTCATGATATTAACTTCCTGGTGTGGATAGTCATCACAGTCACATGTACCTCACTTGTCATTGCTAGCATTAGACAGCCCTCAGTTTTCTCAGTCACAACTGATCAGTGCATACAGTTGCTatctgcaaatgttttttgtggggggaaaaaaaagaaaatatatatatattttctaacttttgatattttttttaaaataaatagtgaTTAGAGAACATAGTTCCATGAAGGTGCAGTTTCTGTACGTTTTTGTTCAACTTGTTTAATTTAGGGGCAGCTAGAAATTCCACTGAATAACTCAGCAGTTCTTATTAAATACCCTTATCGCTGATAGTGGCTCAGCATAGCAGATCTTTGATCTCCAGTGGCATGTGTCTGTGCAGTACATGTTATCACTTAAtcttttatgtaaatatgttcCTAAAACTTAATATAAACATAGAGTAATGTAAATTGTACTAATGTCTCCAAGTTGCACATGTGTATTGTTCAAAAAATGTgcctgttttcctttttaataacTTCTCATTAATGGGAGTATTGATCAGACATGCCCTCATTTGTCATGTTGcccttttaatttttctccaggTGAGACACGGGAGGAGAGGACCTTCCGTAATTGGATGAACTCCCTGGGAGTTAACCCTCATGTCAACCATCTTTACGGGTACGTTCTTATACTGCTCTTAACatagtttttctgttttgtattagAGATTCTTTTCCAAGGTAGCTAAATTATAGGACAGCctaacaaaggaaaaaatgaagttgaaataacaatatttgatttttcagtagtctcccccccctcctctctaGTGGAGCATTATGCCACGCAGTTCTCTTATGTCGTGGTCCATAGCCAGGGTGGTGATTTAtagttgtgctttttttgtttacagCGATCTGCAGGATGCCCTGGTCATCCTGCAGCTATATGAGAAAATCAAGGTTCCTGTTGACTGGaataataaagtgaataaaCCACCATATCCTAAAATTGGGACTAAtatgaaaaaggtaaaaaaaaaaatttgttcctCATGTGTACATATATTGCATGGCATATTGGAAAGAAACAATTCTAATTGAAACGCAGATTGCGTACTGGTAAAGAACACGGAACATTACAGATTTATGTCTTGGGAGAGGAGGGCCCTGCTGGTGTGCCCTTGAactatttttctttattccagTAAAACACCTAGTAGCATAAATGACTGcataaaaataagcagaaacAATGCTACAAATATATAGTTTTACTGTGTAGATACCAGTAGATGGGTTTTATGTGGTGAAAACAGGCATTTATTTCTACATCATCTTTCTGAAACAAGCTCAAGCTATACAAACCAAAGTTTTCTGTGCTTGAATGGCTTGCAAATGACTTGTTGACCCTCACACCATCTCGCTTCTGAACAGCTGGAGAACTGCAACTACGCAGTGGAGCTAGGAAAGAACGAGGCCAAGTTCTCCCTTGTTGGTATCGGTGGACAGGATCTCAATGATGGCAATGCTACACTGACACTGGCCCTGGTCTGGCAGCTAATGAGGAGGTCAGGGGAAATGTcttcactcactctcacacacacacacacatctgaaaccgcttgtcccatacggggtcacggggaaccggagcctaacccggtaacacaaggcgataggccagagggggaggggacacacccaggatgggatgccagtctgtcacaaggcaccccaagcaggactcgaacgccagacccaccagagagcagaacccggtccaacccgctgcgcccctcCCCAAACGGAATATTGAAAGACTATTTGTTCTGCTAAAtgtagtattaaaaaaaaaaaactaccaggGCAACTTTGCAGATTTGTGACAAAcctgtttgttttgtgtcagGTCTTTTTGAGAATTTACATACCATTCTGACAATTTTCTGAAGTAATTTAATGcaagtatctttttttttttttttttttttttcctcccaagcAAAATTCACGTGTAATTgttcaattcatttttctttttttgtgtttacagaTATACTTTAAATGTTTTGGAGGACCTTGGAGATGGACAGAAAGTTAATGATGACATTATAGTTAATTGGGTCAACAAGACTTTGTCCAACgcaggcaaaaaaacaaaaatcacaaacttCAAGGTTAGTTGTTAGTCTGTGTAATTCAGTTTTAGTAAGTT
It contains:
- the LOC108934443 gene encoding plastin-3; this translates as MAGKISKDELEELQEAFRKVDLDNNGFISDYELHDLFKEANLPLPGYKVREIIQKLMLEGDRNKDNKISFDEFVAIFHELQSSDIAKTFRKAINRKEGILAIGGTSELSSEGTQHSFSEEERYAFVNWINKALENDPDCKHVLPMDPNNDSLFKAVGDGIVLCKMINLSVPDTIDERTINKKKLTPFTAQENLNLALNSASAIGCHVVNIGALDLREGKPHLVLGLLWQIIKIGLFADIELSRNEALAALLREGETLEDLMKLSPEELLLRWANFHLENAGYKKINNFSSDIKDSRAYFHLLNQIAPKGVKEDEPCIDINMSGFNEKDDLRRAESMLQQADRLGCRQFVTPADVVSGNPKLNLAFVANLFNKYPALTKPENQDIDWGLLEGETREERTFRNWMNSLGVNPHVNHLYGDLQDALVILQLYEKIKVPVDWNNKVNKPPYPKIGTNMKKLENCNYAVELGKNEAKFSLVGIGGQDLNDGNATLTLALVWQLMRRYTLNVLEDLGDGQKVNDDIIVNWVNKTLSNAGKKTKITNFKDKEISSSLPVLDLIDAIQPGSISYDLVKTGRLSEDDKLENAKYAVSMARKIGARVYALPEDLVEVKPKMVMTVFACLMGRGMKKV